CCAGCGGGTGACCGGCTGGCTCTGACCGGTCAGGGACCCGGATCGGTGGGGCCGTCCCGCATCTCCTCGCCGTCCGGGTCGGGCGTGAGGATCGGCTCGGACACGTCGGCGGCCGCGGCCCGGTCGGCGGCGAGCCGCCGCTCGGTGTAGACCACGGTCTCACGGTCGGGGTGCCGGCGGCCGGCGACGACGAAGTACACCGCCGCCAGCACGAACAGCACGATCGAGGTCCAGACGTTGAGGCGCAGCCCGAGCACGTGCTGATACTCCACGTTGTCGATGCGCAGGGTCTCGATCCACCCGCGGCCGGCCGTGTACGCCATCACGTAGAGCGCCATCACCCGACCGTGGCCGAGCTTCCAGCGGCGGTCGGCCCAGAGCACGAACCCGAAGGCGCCGAGGTCCCAGATGGACTCGTAGAGGAACGTCGGCTGGAAGGTGGCGTACTGCTCGTAGCCGGGCGGGCGGTTGGCGACGTCGATCTTCAACGCCCACGGCTCGGTGGACGGCTTGCCGAACAGCTCCTGGTTGAACCAGTTGCCCCAGCGGCCCATCGCCTGTGCGACCAGCAGGCCCGGGGCCATCGCGTCGATCACGGGCGGTACCCGGATCCCCTTGCGCCGGGCCCCGATCCACACGCCGACGCCGCCGAGGGCGATGGCGCCCCAGATGCCCAGCCCCCCGCGCCAGATGTACAGGGCGTCGATCGGCTGCCGGCCGGCGCCGAAGTAGAGGTCGTGGTCGGTGATCACGTGGTAGATCCGGCCGCCGACCACGCCGAACGGCACGGCCCACAGCGCCAGGTCGGAGACCTCGCCCTTGAGGCCACCACGCAGCACCCAGCGGCGCTCACCGATCCAGATCGCCGCCACGATCCCGGCGATGATGCACAGCGCGTAGCCGCGCAGGGGCAGGGGACCGAGGTACCAGACGCCCTGCGAGGGGCTGGGGATGAACAGGGTGGTCACGGTTGTCCTCAGGAGAGCAGCTGGTGGATGTCGTGCGCGAACTCGGGAGCGGTGGTCCCGAGCGTCCAGACCACCGGCACGGTGTGCTTGCCGTCCATGCCGAGGACCTGGGTGCCGTGGGTCATGTCGTAGCCGCCGCTGGGCAGGCGGTTGCCCTTCTCGACCGGTACGCCGACCTGCCGGGCGACCTTCAGGATCCTCGGCAGCGGGCCGGTCAAGCCGGTGAACTGCGGGTCGAACCGGTCGAGCCAGGCCCGGATCACCGGGCCGGTGTCGCGGGCCGGGTCGGTGGTCACGAAGACCACCCGAACCGCGGCGCGGTCCGCGTCGTCGAGCTGGTTGACCGCTGACGCCAGCGTCGCCATGGTCGTCGGGCACTCGTCGGGGCAGTGGGTGTAGCCGAAGAAGATCAGGGTCAGCCGCTTGCCGCTGCTCGTCAGAGAGGTGGTCGCGCCGCTGGTGTCGGTGAGCCGGGTGCCGGGCACGTGATACGGCGTGTGCAGCTCGGCGCCGGAGAACGTGCTGGCCGAGCTCTTCGCACAGGACGCCAGCACGAGGGCGACCAGCGGGACCACGAGCAGCAGCCCGATCCCCCGGCGCGTCCTAGCCACGGCGTACGCCCGCGGCCAGGTCCTCGGTGAGGCGGCGCAGCGCCGCGAGCCCGCCGGCCCGGTCGTCGTGGTCGAGGAGGCAGCGGACGAACGCGGAGCCGACGATCACCCCGTCGGCGTACGCCGCGACCTCGGCCGCCTGCTCACCGTTGCTGACCCCGATCCCGACGCCGATCGGGAGGTCGGTGGTCGCCCGGGTGCGCTCGACCAGGGGCCCGGCCAGGTCGCTGGAGGCGGCGCGGGCACCGGTCACGCCCATCACCGCGGCGGCGTAGACGAAGCCACGGCACGCGGCCGTGGTCATCGCGATCCGCTCGTCGGTCGAGGACGGCGCCACCAGGAAGATCTTGTCGAGGTCGTGCTGGTCGGCGGCGGCGATCCAGCCGCCGGCGCTGTCGGGGGTGAGGTCGGGTGTGATCAGGCCGGCTCCCCCGGCCGAGGCGAGATCGGCGGCGAACCGCGCAACGCCGTACCGCTCGACGGGGTTCCAGTAGGTCATCACCACGGTCGGGGTGCCGGTCGCCGCCACCGCCTCGACCGTGCGCAGCACGTCGCTGATCCGGACGCCGCCCTCGAGGGCCCGCTGGGCCGCCGCCTGGATGGTCGGGCCGTCCATCACCGGGTCGCTGTAGGGCAGGCCGACCTCGATCACGTCGCAGCCCGCGTCGACCAGGGTGCGGATCGCCTCGATGCCGCCCTCGACGTCGGGGAAGCCGGCCGGCAGATAGCCGACCAGCGCCGCCCGGTCGTCGGCCCGGGCCTTCTCGAAGGCCGTGGAGACGCTCACGTGACCGGCTCCGCTTCCCCGCCCTCGGCCTCGCCGAGACGGAACCAGTCGCGCGCGGTCTCCATGTCCTTGTCGCCTCGCCCGGACAGGTTGATCAGCATGATGTCGTCGGGGCCGTAGCCCTTCGCCACCTGCAGCGCCCCGGCGATCGCGTGGGCCGACTCGATGGCGGGGATGATCCCCTCGGTACGGCTGAGCAGCGCCATCGCCTCCATCGCCTCGGCGTCGGTGACCGGGGTGTACGACGCCCGTCCCGACGCCGCGAGCCAGGCGTGCTGCGGCCCGACGCCCGGGTAGTCGAGGCCCGCGGAGATCGAGTGCGACTCGATGGTCTGGCCGTCCTCGTCCTGGAGCACGTAGGTCCGCGCGCCGTGCAGCACACCGGCGTCGCCGGCCGTGATCGTGGCGGCGTGGCGGCCGGTCTCGAAGCCGTCACCGCCGGGTTCGAAGCCGTGGATCTCCACGTCGTCGTCGAGGAAGGCCGTGAACAGACCGATCGCGTTCGAGCCACCGCCGACGCAGGCCGCGACGCCGCGCGGCAGCACGCCGTACCGGTCGAGGCACTGGGCCCGCGCCTCGTCGCCGATCGCGCGGGTGAAGTCACGGACCATGCTGGGGAAGGGGTGCGGGCCGGCGGCCGTCCCGAAGAGGTACGCCGTGTGGTCCACCGAGGCGACCCAGTCGCGCAACGCCTCGTTGATGGCGTCCTTGAGGGTGGCGCTGCCGGAGTCGACCGGGATCACCCGGGTGCCGAGCAGCTGCATGCGGGCGACGTTGAGCGCCTGGCGCTTGACGTCGACCGAGCCCATGTAGACGGTGCAGTCGAGCCCGAAGTAGGCCGCCGCGGTGGCGCTGGCGACGCCGTGCTGGCCGGCCCCGGTCTCGGCGATCACGCGGGTCTTGCCCATCCGCCGGGTGAGCAGGGCCTGGCCGAGCACGTTGCGGATCTTGTGCGCCCCGGTGTGGTTGAGGTCCTCGCGCTTGAGCAGGATCCGGCAGCCGACCTGCTCGGAGAGCCGGCCGGCCTCGTAGAGCGGGCTCGGCAGGCCGGCGTACTCGCGGCAGATCGTGGCGAACTCGTCGGTGAACGCGGGGTCGGCCATCGCCTCGTGCCAGGCCGCCGTCAGCTCGTCGAGGGCGCGGACCAGGGCCTCGGGCATGAAGCGCCCGCCCCAGCCCTCGGCCCCTCCGAACCAGCCCTGCTCGTCGGCTTCCCAGCCGCCCGCGGGTCGGGCGGCCTTCTCCGGTGGTCGAGCGGAATTCCCCGGTGGTCGAGCGGAATTCCCCGGTGGTCGAGCGGAGTCGAGACTCATGGCGTCACTCCTGTCATCGCACGCACGGCTTCCTCGGGAGCACCGTCGCGGACCAGTGCCTCGCCGACCAGCACGACGTCTGCTCCTTCCGCGACCCGACGGCGTACGTCGTCGGGGCCGGTGATGCCGCTCTCGGCCACCTTCACGACGCCGTCGGGCAGCTGCGGTGCCAGCTTGGAAAAGGTCGCAGGGTCGACGTCGAGGGTCTTCAGGTTGCGGGCGTTCACCCCGACCAGCCGGGCCTCGAGCGCGACCGCGCGCTCGGTCTCGGGCTCGTCGTGCACCTCGACCAGGGCGGTCAGCCCGAGCTCGCGGGCATGGTCGTAGAGCCGGGTCAGGGCGTCACCGGGCAGCGCGGCCACGATCAGCAGCACGAGGTCGGCGCCATGGGCCCGCGCCTCGAGCAGCTGGTAGGGCTCGACCACGAAGTCCTTGCGGAGCACGGGCGTCGTGACGGCCGCTCGGACGGCGTCCAGGTCGGCGAGACTGCCGCCGAAGCGGCGCTGCTCGGTCAGCACGCTGATCGCCGCGGCTCCGCCCCGCTCGTAGGCAGCAGCGAGCGCCGCGGGGTCCGCGATGTCGGCGAGGTCGCCCTTGCTCGGGCTGCGCCGCTTCACCTCGGCGATCACCGACGAGCCGGGCCGCCCGAAGGCCGGCATCGGGTCGCGGGCGGGGGGAAGGTCGAGCAGGCGGGCGCGCAGGTCCGCCTCGGGGACCTCCGACTGCCGCCGGGCCAGGTCGTCTCGCACGCCCGCGACGATGTCGTCGAGCACGGACATGACACGACCTCCCAAGGGTCCGACCGGAGCGAGCGGAATCGCCGCCCAGCCTCTCACGCGGCACCTGAGCGGCCGTGACCTGCCCAGGATCGACGGACGCGTGCCCGAGCCGTCAGGGGGCGAGCCAGCTGCCGGGCAGGTTGCGGGCCACGACGAAGACCGTCACGAGCACGAGCAGGGCGACCGTCAGCGCGCGCGGCACCGGTGGCACGAGGTGGGCGTCATGGCCCTGCCACGAGGCGAGGCTCCAGCGGGCGAAGAGCAGCCCGACCACCGGGATCAGCGCCACCAGGAGGAGGTTGCTCGACGCGGCCGCCGCCACGTGGCCGTGAGTGAGGTCGTTGACCGCGCGCAGGCTCCCGCAGCCCGGGCAGTAGAGGCCGGTCGCGAGGTAGAGGGGGCAGACCCCCCAGGAGTGGGAGACGTGGGGGTCGCGCAGCCTCAGGGCGAGCGTCGTCGCCGCGACCCCGCCCGCGGCGAGCAGCGGACCACGCATCCGGGCCGCGCGGGTGCCGGCGGCCGCGGGGACGAGCCGCTCGGTCGTCAGGCTCATCGCGGGCCGCTCATCGGCTCAGTGGCCGCCGGGCCCGTTCAGGCCCATCCGCGACATCACCACGAACAGGACCAGGGCGACCACACCGAGGGCGACGCCGACCCA
This genomic window from Nocardioides cynanchi contains:
- a CDS encoding DUF2752 domain-containing protein codes for the protein MSLTTERLVPAAAGTRAARMRGPLLAAGGVAATTLALRLRDPHVSHSWGVCPLYLATGLYCPGCGSLRAVNDLTHGHVAAAASSNLLLVALIPVVGLLFARWSLASWQGHDAHLVPPVPRALTVALLVLVTVFVVARNLPGSWLAP
- a CDS encoding SCO family protein, producing MARTRRGIGLLLVVPLVALVLASCAKSSASTFSGAELHTPYHVPGTRLTDTSGATTSLTSSGKRLTLIFFGYTHCPDECPTTMATLASAVNQLDDADRAAVRVVFVTTDPARDTGPVIRAWLDRFDPQFTGLTGPLPRILKVARQVGVPVEKGNRLPSGGYDMTHGTQVLGMDGKHTVPVVWTLGTTAPEFAHDIHQLLS
- the lgt gene encoding prolipoprotein diacylglyceryl transferase, with the translated sequence MTTLFIPSPSQGVWYLGPLPLRGYALCIIAGIVAAIWIGERRWVLRGGLKGEVSDLALWAVPFGVVGGRIYHVITDHDLYFGAGRQPIDALYIWRGGLGIWGAIALGGVGVWIGARRKGIRVPPVIDAMAPGLLVAQAMGRWGNWFNQELFGKPSTEPWALKIDVANRPPGYEQYATFQPTFLYESIWDLGAFGFVLWADRRWKLGHGRVMALYVMAYTAGRGWIETLRIDNVEYQHVLGLRLNVWTSIVLFVLAAVYFVVAGRRHPDRETVVYTERRLAADRAAAADVSEPILTPDPDGEEMRDGPTDPGP
- the trpA gene encoding tryptophan synthase subunit alpha, with protein sequence MSVSTAFEKARADDRAALVGYLPAGFPDVEGGIEAIRTLVDAGCDVIEVGLPYSDPVMDGPTIQAAAQRALEGGVRISDVLRTVEAVAATGTPTVVMTYWNPVERYGVARFAADLASAGGAGLITPDLTPDSAGGWIAAADQHDLDKIFLVAPSSTDERIAMTTAACRGFVYAAAVMGVTGARAASSDLAGPLVERTRATTDLPIGVGIGVSNGEQAAEVAAYADGVIVGSAFVRCLLDHDDRAGGLAALRRLTEDLAAGVRRG
- the trpB gene encoding tryptophan synthase subunit beta, yielding MSLDSARPPGNSARPPGNSARPPEKAARPAGGWEADEQGWFGGAEGWGGRFMPEALVRALDELTAAWHEAMADPAFTDEFATICREYAGLPSPLYEAGRLSEQVGCRILLKREDLNHTGAHKIRNVLGQALLTRRMGKTRVIAETGAGQHGVASATAAAYFGLDCTVYMGSVDVKRQALNVARMQLLGTRVIPVDSGSATLKDAINEALRDWVASVDHTAYLFGTAAGPHPFPSMVRDFTRAIGDEARAQCLDRYGVLPRGVAACVGGGSNAIGLFTAFLDDDVEIHGFEPGGDGFETGRHAATITAGDAGVLHGARTYVLQDEDGQTIESHSISAGLDYPGVGPQHAWLAASGRASYTPVTDAEAMEAMALLSRTEGIIPAIESAHAIAGALQVAKGYGPDDIMLINLSGRGDKDMETARDWFRLGEAEGGEAEPVT
- the trpC gene encoding indole-3-glycerol phosphate synthase TrpC, which translates into the protein MSVLDDIVAGVRDDLARRQSEVPEADLRARLLDLPPARDPMPAFGRPGSSVIAEVKRRSPSKGDLADIADPAALAAAYERGGAAAISVLTEQRRFGGSLADLDAVRAAVTTPVLRKDFVVEPYQLLEARAHGADLVLLIVAALPGDALTRLYDHARELGLTALVEVHDEPETERAVALEARLVGVNARNLKTLDVDPATFSKLAPQLPDGVVKVAESGITGPDDVRRRVAEGADVVLVGEALVRDGAPEEAVRAMTGVTP